A single region of the Zootoca vivipara chromosome 2, rZooViv1.1, whole genome shotgun sequence genome encodes:
- the MANF gene encoding mesencephalic astrocyte-derived neurotrophic factor translates to MRAANGLWAALALILLPGESLALREGDCEVCVSFLGRFYQSLKEKNVEFTPNSIEKELLKSCKEAKGKENRLCYYIGATSDAATKITNEVSKPLSNHIPVDKVCEKLKKKDSQICDLKYDKQIDLSTVDLKKLKVKELKKILDDWGETCKGCAEKSDYIRKINELMPLYAPKAASSRTDL, encoded by the exons ATGCGGGCAGCTAACGGGCTCTGGGCGGCGCTGGCCTTGATCCtgctccctggggagagcctcGCTCTGCGGGAGGGAGATTGCGAAG TGTGTGTTTCATTCTTGGGAAGATTCTACCAGAGCCTAAAGGAGAAGAATGTTGAGTTCACACCAAACAGTATtgaaaaagaacttttaaaatcCTGTAAAGAAGCAAAAGGCAAAGAGAACCGCCTG TGCTATTACATTGGAGCAACCAGTGATGCAGCCACTAAAATAACTAATGAGGTGTCAAAACCCCTAAGTAATCACATCCCTGTTGACAAGGTTTGCGAGAAACTGAAGAAGAAAGATAGTCAGATCTGTGACCTGAAATATG ATAAACAAATTGACTTGAGCACTGTGGACCTGAAGAAACTGAAAGTCAAAGAATTGAAGAAGATTCTAGATGACTGGGGTGAAACATGCAAAGGCTGTGCAGAAAAGTCAGATTACATTCGGAAAATCAATGAACTGATGCCTCTGTATGCACCCAAAGCAGCCAGTTCACGGACAGACCTCTGA